The Thermococcus eurythermalis genomic sequence TACCAGCGCTTTGGGGAGAGGCGCGTCGTGAACCACCTGATAGGGAAGCTCCTCCTCCAGGGGAAGTTCGATGAAGCCGCGAGGCTCTTTTTGGGCTACGCGGACGGGAGCATGGAGGGCGACGAGGCGCGCAGGGCCTTCTGGGAGACGGGCGACGTCGAAAGGGCCCTTGAGGAGTTCCCAGGTTTTCTCCGCTATGAGAGGACGCTTCTCTACACCTACAAGAAGACAGGGAGCTGGAAGAGGGCCTTCCTTTCCCTGCCCCTTCCAATAATGCGCATCTTCATTCACGCCTACCAGAGCTACCTCTTCAACCTCTACCTCTCGAGGAGGATTGAAGAGGGGCTCCCACTAAATGAACCCCTCGTCGGCGATATCGTCGTCCAGGTTAAGGGGGGCATCCCCTACCGCGACAGGACTTACCGCGTCACCGAGACGAACATCGAGTTTGTCCTTGAGAAGGTTGGGAAGGGCCAGGCTATGGTCTCGGGCCCGCTCTTCGGCTTCGCGATGAGGCAGGCAAAGGGGCTTCCTGGCCAACTTGAAAGTGGAATTCTCGAAGAGGAAGGCATAACACTTGAGACATTCAAGAAACTGCCAAAGCTGATGGCAGAGCCTGGCGGGAGGAGGGAGCTTTTGATTCGCCCGATTGGCATGACTTATGGCTACATTCCTGGAACAGGTATGTGCTTCCGCTTCTTCCTGCCGAAGGGTGTCTATGCCACTAGCGTGCTCAGGGAGATAATAAAGGACCATTAATGGGTAGAAAGCCTTATATTTGCACATTCTTTCTCATTTTTGGGATGAAAAATGGGCAGGATTAAGGCGATATCGCTTGATATAGATGGCACAATAACTTACAGGGACAGAACAATCAGCATTGATGCCCTGAAGGCGGTAAGGCTCGCCGAGAGGCTTGGCGTCCCTGTCATGCTCGTCACAGGGAACTCTGTTCCTTTTGCCGAAGTTGCTGCGGTCTTCATCGGCACGAGCGGGCCGGTCATCGCTGAGGACGGCGGGGCGCTCTCACTGAAGGGTGAGGGGACGATGAGGGAGCGCGTTTTTCTCACGGACATGGACGAGGAGTGGATACTCTGGAGCGAGCTGAAGAAACGCTACCCCGAGGCAAAGCTGAGCTACTCGATGATGGAGAGGAAAGCGGGCCTCGTCGTTCTCCGGACGGTTCCCGTGGAGGCTGTCAGGGAAATCATCGAGGAGCTTGGGCTCAACCTCATCGCGGTTGATTCTGGCTTTGCAATCCACGTGAAAAAGCCCTGGATTAACAAGGGCACCGGCATAGAGAAGGCCTGCGAGTACCTCGGAATAAGCCCCAAGGAAGTCGCTCACGTCGGCGACGGCGAGAACGATTTGGACGCCTTCCGCGTCGTCGGCTACCGCGTTGCAGTTGCCCAAGCCCCGGAGAGCCTCAAGGAAAAAGCGGACTACGTGACCCAGAAGCCCTATGGTGACGGTGGGGCGGAGGCTATAACCCACATCCTGAAAAAGTTCGGCTATCTGGGGGGAGGGCGATGAGAATCCGCTGGGCGACCCTTGAGGACGTTCGCGGGATAGTTGAGGTTCACACTGCCGACGAGAAGTTCAGCGGCGGCATTTACGACCGCTATATCTGGGGCGGGCCGTGGACGGCAATCGAGACACTCGCAATTCACCTCAACAACTTCCTGCTCGACGACCAGCTCGTGGCCGTTGCGGAGCTTGACGGAAAACTCGTCGGCGAAGTCGAGGTTCTATTCTCGGAGGAGCCTATCGGGGGAAAAGTTAGAAGAATCGCCCACATTGACGTCATCGAAGTCCACCCTGATTACAGGGGCAGGGGAGTTGGAAGAGCGCTTATGGAGTTTGTCGAGGACGTGGCCAGGGAACAAGGGGCTGAGATGCTGACGACCCAGCCAGATGAAGATGCGAGGGGCTTCTACGAGAAGCTTGGCTTTGACCTTGAGCTCTTTAAGGGTAGGACGGTCTGGATTCCTGCGGGGGACAGGGTAGAGGATGCGAAGGTAAGACCTCTTGATTTCGGTTGGAATGAGGTTAAGGATCTCGAACTGGTCGCCGGCCGCTTCCAAAGCTCTTACAGCATGTACTTTTCGGCGTTTAAAGACAACATAGCTGGAATTCACTACACCGTTGAAAGCGGAAAAGTTGGCGACTCATTCTATGCCCTCAGGAACCTCCCAGGCAGAGATGGGGTCTCCCTTCTCCTCTGGGGAATGGTTGAGGACTTGAGGGCAGTTCTCGGTAGGGCAAAGCTCCTGGGCTTCGAGAGGGTACTGACGGTGCTCGCGGAGGATTTAGAAGTCGCAGGCACGAAAGAGGTTGGAAAAATAGAGATACTGGGGAAAAAGCTCACTTAAGGAACTCGAGGGCAAGGGCGACCTCCATCGCAGTCCCAAGGTAAAGGACATCCTCGTCGACGTCGAACTTTGGATGGTGGTGGGGGTAGATTATTCCCTTCTCCTCGTTCCTTATTCCCAGGGCCAGAAACGCGCCCGGAACCATCTGGAGGTAGAATGAGAAGTCCTCTGCTCCCATCGTGGGCGGAACCTCGCAGTATTTCAGGCCGTACTTCTCCGCGACCTTCCTCGCAAACCCTGCCATTTTGGAGTCGTTGATTGTTGGTGGCGTCAGCTCGTCAATCTTAAGTTCGTACTCAAGGTTGTGGGCGATTGCTGTGCCCTTTGCAATCTCGTCCATTCTCTTCTTTATCAGCTCGCCTATTTCCGGCTTGAAGAACCTGAAGGTGCCCTTGAACTCGGCCGTCTCCGGGATAACGTTAAAAGCCGTCCCCGCGTGGACTGACGTAACACTCACAACGCCTGTCTCGAGGGGTTTGATGTTTCTGCTGACTATTGTCTGGTATGCCAGAATTAGCTCGGCGAGCGCCGGCACTGGGTCTTTTGTCTCGTGCGGTGATGCCCCGTGGCCTCCTTTTCCGATGAGCTTCCCGCTAAATATACCGGCACCCGCCAGGAATGGCCCGTCTCTTATGCCGATCACACCGCTTGGGAGATTCATCCAGACGTGGAAGCCGAAGATTGCATCGACACCCTCCAAGGCTCCTCCTTCGATCATCTTCAGTGCCCCGTTGCCTCCTTCCTCTGCCGGCTGGAAGACGAGCCTCACCCTGCCGTTGAACTCATCAATGTGCTCGGGGATTATCTTGCCCGCGCCGAGGAGCATGGCAGTGTGGGCGTCGTGACCGCAGGCGTGCATCTTCCCGGGAACGCGGGACTTGTATGGGACGTCGTTTTCCTCTTGGATGGGGAGGGCATCCATGTCAGCCCTTAGGGCTATTGTCTTTTCTCCTTCTCCGATGTCGGCGATTATTCCAGTCCCGACGCGCTTTATCCTGTACCCCCATTCGCGGAGGTGTTCCTCAACAATCTTCGAAGTCCTCTCCTCTTTGTACTTAAGCTCGGGGTACATATGGAAGTCCCTTCTCCAGGAGATTATTTCTTTCTCGATTTTCTTTGCTTCCAGAACCGGGTCAAACCCCATGGGCGTCACCACATGATTGTATGCAGAGGAAGATATTAGCTTTTCGATGGGCGTCTAAAAGAGTGCACCAACCGTAAAATTTATAAACCCCTATCTAAAGGGAATATCGGCGTCACTCAGGTGGGCCGGTAGCTCAGCCTGGTATGAGCGCCGCCTTGGCAAGGCGGAGGCCCCGGGTTCAAATCCCGGCCGGTCCACCAACATTTGGGCTGGGCCCGTGGTCTAGACTGGTTATGACGCCACCCTGACAAGGTGGAGGTCCGGGGTTCGAATCCCCGCGGGCCCACCATTCAAACTTCGCCTGCGCGAAGTTTGACCAGGGTTCATAGCTCCTTCTGGAAAGCTAAATTTCGAGTGATTTTCTCATTGAATTGCTGTCTCAGGAAAGCGTCCAAAGGATGCCGAAGATACAGGTGGGAACTAAAGGTGAAGTGGGCGCGCATAATAGGAACCCCACAGAAAGCTTTAAATTCTCAGAGTGCACGCACCCGGTTCGGAGTTTAACTGGCGTATAAATCCCTTTGGTCAAGCTTTGCACAAGCAAAGCTTGTTATGCAAAGGTTTATAAAACGTCTCCGGAAACACTTTCCAGTCGTGAAAAGCCGTTGGTAATTAGGGGTGATGCTCATGGGAAGGACTACCAAGGTTGGTTCCGCTGGAAGGTTCGGTCCAAGGTACGGTCTCAAGATAAGGAGAAGGGTTGCGGCCGTTGAGGCCAGGATGAAGCAGAAGCACGTCTGCCCGGTCTGCGGAAGGAAGGCCGTCAGGAGGATTAGCACCGGTATCTGGCAGTGTCAGAAGTGCGGCGCAACCTTTGCCGGCGGTGCTTACCTCCCGACCACTCCGGCCGGAAAGGTCGTGAAGCGCGTCGTCGCTTCCAAGGCCTGATTTTTTATATCCTTTGAGGTGGTTCCTATGGTCGTTGCTGTTTACCGCTGTGCAAAGTGCGGTAAAGAGGTCGAGCTCGACCTCGCCACCACAAGAGAGGTTCGCTGCCCCTACTGCGGCAGCAAGATACTCTACAAGCCCCGCCCCAGGATTGCGAGAAGGGTTAAGGCCATCTGAGCCTTTTCTTTCGAAAGGCTTTTATCAACTAACTCCGAATGAGTGGTTGCCATGATGCTGATAACGACTTCCCACAGGCCGACAAGGAGAACGAGGAGCTTCGGTCACGACCTTGAGAGGGTGTTCCCCAACTCCCTCTACCTGACCAGAGGAAAGAAGACTATCCAGGACCTTCTCATGGAGGCCTACGACAGGGACTACGAGCGGCTTCTCATCATCAACGTCTGGAAGGGCAACCCGCTCAAGATGACCTTCATCAAGGTTGACCCAGATGATTGGGGCTACCTCGGCTACCTCTACCTCCACGGCATAAAACTCCAGCGCGAGATAGGCTTCAGGAACCTCAGGCCAATCCGAGAGGAGATGCCCTTTGTCGTCACTACTGCCAAGCGCGTCGGCATAGACCACACGGCCTTTGCCCAGGTCTTTGCGGAGCTGACAGGCGGAAAGTTCGTGCCGAGGGGCAACAAGAGCCTCCAGACGATAGCCGACAAGAACAACACCGACGTTATCGGAGTAATCGAGAACTACCCAAGGGGGATGGCTGTAAACTTCTACCGCTTCGACGTCACGAAGGAGAGGCCAGTCGGCCCGCTGATCCTCGTGAAAATCTGGATTATGGAAGACGGGCGGAGATGGGACTACAAGGAAGCCCTCTTAAAGAAACCGGCCAAGCAGCAAAAAGACGAGAAAGACGAGTGAGCGGGTTTTCTTCTAACACTCCTCATGTTGTGCCTGCAGTTTTCTGGCCCTTCACCGGTCTGAGAATCCTTTCAAAAGGCTTTTTAGGTTGAAGGCATAAATAAGCAATATGAGCCGCATCCACTTCTATCTTCGAAGCCGCCTTGAGGAAGTTCGAAAGAGGGTTCTCTATGAGAGCTACGAGGCAAAGAAGCTCCCCGCCTGGGAGAGGGTGGGCATCACCTGGCTGGCGCTCTTCGCCTTCTGGGTGGTTGTGAGCGGAAAGTTCTCGCCTCCCCATCTCGCTACTGGAGCGGTGGTTACTTTCATCGTGGCCCTCATTACGAGGGACTTCCTGACCGACGACATAAGGCAGACAGGCCATCTGCTGTCCAAGGCGCTTTACATATTCCTTTTCCTGATTTCCCAGTACCTCTTCATCATGGCGTTCCGCCTCCTCGAGAGCAACCTCCGCGTTGTGAGAAACGTCATCCTGATGGACATAAACCCTGGGATAGTGAAGGTAAAGACTGACCTCCACTCGAACACAGGGCTCACCGTCCTGGCGAACTCAATAACCCTCACCCCTGGGACGCTCACCCTCGACGTTGACAAGAAGCTCGGAGAAGCATATCTCTACGTGCACTGGATTAATGTTGAAACTCTTGACCAAGAGAAGATTGGAATGAAGATTAAGGGGGAGCTGGAGGAATGGCTGAAGAAAATCTTCTGGTGATTCTGCCCTATGCAATCGCCTTCCTGATATTCACGGCAACGCTGGTCAGCTATCGCGTCCTGTTCGGTCCAACCCTTGCAGACAGGGCTGTGGCGCTGAACACCGCCACGACGAAGGCCGCCGTCATAATAGCGATGCTCGCGCTCCTCTACGACGCCCCTTACCTCCTCGACATAAGCATCGTGCTCCTCATGGTCAACGCGGTGGGAGGCCTCATCATAGCCAAGTACATGGAGGTGAGGTCGTGATAGAAGCCCTCTTCCTCCTCTTTGGGCTCTTCATAATGTTCTTCGGGACGCTCGGCCTCCTCAGGTTTCCCGACGTCTACACGAGGCTCCACGCCACGGCCAAATGCGACACCGGGGGTGCGATAAGCATACTCACAGCGCTCGCCATGGCCTCAGATTTCCCCCTCGTCGTGAAGCTCAAGTTCTTTGTGATGGCCCTCACGATAGCGATGATAAACCCCATGGTCAGCCACGCGATAGCGAGGGCGGCCTACAAGAGCGGGATAAAACCCAAAGCGACGGTGGATATGTATGCCTGGGATAATCCATGAAGTGCTCCTCCTGGCGATAATACTCCTCGCCATTTCAGTGGTGGAAGCTGAGAGGCTCATCTCGGCCGTCCTCCGCTACGGCCTGCTCGGGTTAGTCTTCACGGTGGTGCTCATCCAGCTCAGGGCCCCCGATGTTGCGCTCTCGGCGGTCGTCGTCGGGGCGATAGTGACGGGCCTTTTCCTCTACACTATAAGGGAGGTGGGGGAGTGAAGCGCCTCTTTGCCCTGCTCCTCAGCGGGGGTCTCCTGGTCGAGCTCCTGAGCCTCGACTACACCAAGGCCGTGGGGAGCTACGCCTACTACGTGGCCCACTGGAAGGAAGTGGGGATTCCCAACCTGGTTACGGCAATCCTCGCCGACTGGAGGGCCTACGACAGCCTCGGCGAGGCGACGCTCCTCTTCGCGGCAGTGACCGGGTTCTACCTGCTCCTAGGGAGGCGGAAGATATGAAGATGAGCCTCGTGGTCAGAACCACTACAAAGCTCATCGCCCCGTTCCTCGTCACTTATGGGGCCTGCCTGACGATATACGGCTACGAGAGCCCTGGCGGCGGCTTTCAGGCGGGTGTCCTCTTCGCCGTCAGCGTCATACTTCTCATGACCGCCTATGGATACCGGAGAACGAAGAAGCACTTCCCGCTCAGAACTGTCCAGCTCGTGGAGTCCGCTTCCGCCCTCTGGTTGGTGGGGGTTGCCCTGGCAGGGCTGGCCTTTGGGGCGTTCTTCCTGAACTTCCTCCGCCCATATATCCCAGGGGGCACTGTAATGACGTTCAACATAGGCGTCGCCCTGAAGGTGAGCACGTCCTTTATCCTCGTGTTCTACGTCCTGTCGAGGTGGGTTGACCGTGATTAACGCCGAAACCGCTGGAATAATCGTGATGCTCATAGGCCTCTACGGGCTGATTTCAAAGGAAAAGCCTCTCAAGCAGGTGCTCTCAATCAACGTGCTCTCTATCGGGTTAGTGCTCTTCTTCGTCGGGGCCGGCTACGTCGAGGGTGGAGATTTCCCAATAATGCCCTCGGATCCCGTTGACCCCCTCCCGGCCACGCTGATGCTGACGACGCTCGTCGTCGACGTCGCGATAACCGCCTTAGCTCTGGCGATGATACTGCGCAACGGGGGTGAATGGGCTTGATAGTCCTCCTCGCCGCGTTACCCCTCTTCTTCGCGTTCCTCACTGCCCTCACTGTCCCGCTGAGGCTTGAAAAACTGGCGAAGTATCCATTTCTCGCAGGGGCTGTAGCTCCATGGGCGGTTTTCCTCTTTGAGAGGGCAGGAAATGAAGTGGTCGGGGGCTGGCCCCGGATCGGGGGCATAGAGGTCTCGCTCAATCCCCACAACACCCCCATAGTCCTCGCCGAGCTCGTCCTTTTCACCGCGGTTGCCATTTACTCGTTGGACTATTTTAAGGAAGTGAAGGCCTTCGTCCTGCTCCTACTCCTCCACGCCGGCCTCCTCGGGGCCTTCATAAGCAGAGACCTCTTTAACTTCTACATCTTCATGGAAATCGCCTCTGTTTCCTCATTTGCCCTCGTCGGCTCGTCCGGCGAGAAGAAAGCAGTCAGGGCGGCTTACAAGTACCTGATGCTCTCCCTGCTTGCCTCCTACTTCTTTGTCTTCTCGATTGGGGTAATCTACCTCAAGACGGGCTATCTAAACCTTGAGCTCATCTCGGAGAGCGTGATGTCCTCGAAAGAGATAAACGTCGCCATCGCGATAGCCTTCGCCTCCCTCCTCCTGAAAGCGGGTATCTTTCCCCTCCACGTCTGGCTGCCGGACGCCCACTCCCTCGCGCCAACCCCTGTGAGTGCCCTCTTGAGCGGTGCCGTCGTCAAAGCGCCGGTCTACGGGATGATACTCATATTCTCGGCCCTTCCCGTCAGCGAGGGCCTTAGTGAAACGGCCATGGTTCTGGCAGTTGCCTCCGTATTTTTCGGCGTCGCCATGGCGCTCCTCCAGAAGGACGCTAAGAGGCTGCTCGCATACCACACGGTCTCCCAGATGGGTTACGTCCTCCTCGGGATAGCGAGCATGAACTTTGTGGGGGCGGCCTACTATGCCATGGCCCACTCCCTCTTTAAGGGCGGTCTCTTCCTGAGCGTCGGGAGCCTTGGAAAGAAGTCGAGGAAGCTGGGCGAATTTGGGTATAAAAACGCCCCTCTCATGGCGCTCTCCGTGCTGATGCTCAGCCTGGCAATAGGAGGGGTTTCGCCCTTCATAGGCTCATACGCCAAGGGGCTTATCTCCTCCGGCCTCGCAGGGGCATGGAAGTGGGCAGTCCTGGCCGGAAGCGTTGGGACTCTGGTCTCGTTTACGAAGCTCAACTACTACCTGGCGAAAGGGGAGGCCCCCGCCCTTCCGCTCTCGTGGAAGTTTGCCTCGTTTGCCCTGGCACTGGTCACTCTAGTTAGTGGCCTCGTCTTGGGTGTTGTTCCCAAGGTGAAGGACATCTATCCGCTCCCGGTGGCTCTTACAATCTTCCTGCTCCTCAAAGCGGCGGGCGTCTTTAACTTGGTGCTGGAAAAAGAGGACGTGAAGCCCAGCGAGGTCAACACAGGGGCAATGCTATTCGCGCTCTTTTTGCTCCTGCTACTCTATCTCGCGGAGCTTTAGCTCTTTGACTTCTTCAACCTTCATAAGCCCCTTTTCAAGCTCTTCGAGCGATATCCTGCTCCCGCTGACGTCAACTATGGTGACTATGGCGGAGAGCCCGAGCTCGACTAACTCTTCGCCCTCGCTGAATAGTATGTTTATCCCGTGTTTTCCCAAGAGCCCGCTGACCTTGGAGAGAACTCCTGGCCTGTCCTCAACTACGAGTTCAACCTCTACGAGCTTCTTCCCGGGGAGAGCAACGCGCTCAAGGTGGGCCTCCTTAAGGTCGGTGTCCACTTCTACGAGAAAATACGCCCCCTTAACGAGCCCGAGTTCATACGCAAGTTCAAGGGGAAGCTCCAGCTTTCCGTCTTCTTTAATTTTGATTAACTCGTAGTGTCTCATGTTATCCGGTTTTTTTCATTCCTAAAAAGCCTTTAGTTTATATGCTCCCAAAATATTTAAACTTGCTAGTGCCATAACACATGGGGGGAGCTTTCAGTGGCCTTCGACGTTATAGGTTACGTCTTCATCATAATCGCCGTTGCTAGAGTGTTAGCCGAGATTGCAGAGCGCTTGGGCTATCCTGGCTTTTTAGGTGAGATTTCCGCAGGTCTTCTTCTCGGTGTCGTTCTCCACGACCTCCCTAGGGAGGAACTCAGTCTCCTCGCTGAGCTTGGAGTGTTTTTTCTCATGATGTACGCGGGCCTTGAGCTCACTCCAGAGGAGGTTCGCCTTGGTGGCAGGAAGAGCTTCCCGATATACGTGGTTACTCTCGCGACGATGTTCTTCCTAACTCTTCCTTTCACAGATTACCAAATTAGAACAGACAACTTCATAGTGGCCGCAATCCTCGCGGTGGCTTCGGCACCAATAGTGCTCAGGCTCACGCGCTTCTTTGGGCAGGAGTTCCTCCACGTTGCACTCTCCTACGCGGTGATAAGTGAGGTCGGCGCCCTTGTTATTCTATACCTTCTCATAAACTTCGAGCTCCACCACCTGAGCTACCTTGAGATAGCCTTTGAGCTCGTGAAGGACGCCCTCTTCTTGGGTGCTGTTCTGGGAATAAACTACGTCCTCGGCATAAAGCACCGGGTTTGGATTATCACTCACCTTCGCAGGCTGAGGAGCGACGAGGCGGTC encodes the following:
- the truD gene encoding tRNA pseudouridine(13) synthase TruD; the protein is MDYREFFSQFPYLSEKPGIGGRIKVFPEDFVVIEEPLPQIFEGRKHAIFLLKKRNWDTMAAVKEIAKRAGIRHRDIGFAGTKDRHAVTYQYISVPADAKEKVEAVQIRDIELKFVSYGRFIKLGHLLGNRFRIIVRDVGEDAFEKTKAIVRELREKGGFPNYFGYQRFGERRVVNHLIGKLLLQGKFDEAARLFLGYADGSMEGDEARRAFWETGDVERALEEFPGFLRYERTLLYTYKKTGSWKRAFLSLPLPIMRIFIHAYQSYLFNLYLSRRIEEGLPLNEPLVGDIVVQVKGGIPYRDRTYRVTETNIEFVLEKVGKGQAMVSGPLFGFAMRQAKGLPGQLESGILEEEGITLETFKKLPKLMAEPGGRRELLIRPIGMTYGYIPGTGMCFRFFLPKGVYATSVLREIIKDH
- a CDS encoding phosphoglycolate phosphatase — its product is MGRIKAISLDIDGTITYRDRTISIDALKAVRLAERLGVPVMLVTGNSVPFAEVAAVFIGTSGPVIAEDGGALSLKGEGTMRERVFLTDMDEEWILWSELKKRYPEAKLSYSMMERKAGLVVLRTVPVEAVREIIEELGLNLIAVDSGFAIHVKKPWINKGTGIEKACEYLGISPKEVAHVGDGENDLDAFRVVGYRVAVAQAPESLKEKADYVTQKPYGDGGAEAITHILKKFGYLGGGR
- a CDS encoding GNAT family N-acetyltransferase; this translates as MRIRWATLEDVRGIVEVHTADEKFSGGIYDRYIWGGPWTAIETLAIHLNNFLLDDQLVAVAELDGKLVGEVEVLFSEEPIGGKVRRIAHIDVIEVHPDYRGRGVGRALMEFVEDVAREQGAEMLTTQPDEDARGFYEKLGFDLELFKGRTVWIPAGDRVEDAKVRPLDFGWNEVKDLELVAGRFQSSYSMYFSAFKDNIAGIHYTVESGKVGDSFYALRNLPGRDGVSLLLWGMVEDLRAVLGRAKLLGFERVLTVLAEDLEVAGTKEVGKIEILGKKLT
- a CDS encoding M20 metallopeptidase family protein, whose product is MGFDPVLEAKKIEKEIISWRRDFHMYPELKYKEERTSKIVEEHLREWGYRIKRVGTGIIADIGEGEKTIALRADMDALPIQEENDVPYKSRVPGKMHACGHDAHTAMLLGAGKIIPEHIDEFNGRVRLVFQPAEEGGNGALKMIEGGALEGVDAIFGFHVWMNLPSGVIGIRDGPFLAGAGIFSGKLIGKGGHGASPHETKDPVPALAELILAYQTIVSRNIKPLETGVVSVTSVHAGTAFNVIPETAEFKGTFRFFKPEIGELIKKRMDEIAKGTAIAHNLEYELKIDELTPPTINDSKMAGFARKVAEKYGLKYCEVPPTMGAEDFSFYLQMVPGAFLALGIRNEEKGIIYPHHHPKFDVDEDVLYLGTAMEVALALEFLK
- a CDS encoding 50S ribosomal protein L37ae, which produces MGRTTKVGSAGRFGPRYGLKIRRRVAAVEARMKQKHVCPVCGRKAVRRISTGIWQCQKCGATFAGGAYLPTTPAGKVVKRVVASKA
- a CDS encoding DNA-directed RNA polymerase subunit P, yielding MVVAVYRCAKCGKEVELDLATTREVRCPYCGSKILYKPRPRIARRVKAI
- a CDS encoding ribosomal biogenesis protein, whose product is MMLITTSHRPTRRTRSFGHDLERVFPNSLYLTRGKKTIQDLLMEAYDRDYERLLIINVWKGNPLKMTFIKVDPDDWGYLGYLYLHGIKLQREIGFRNLRPIREEMPFVVTTAKRVGIDHTAFAQVFAELTGGKFVPRGNKSLQTIADKNNTDVIGVIENYPRGMAVNFYRFDVTKERPVGPLILVKIWIMEDGRRWDYKEALLKKPAKQQKDEKDE
- a CDS encoding Na+/H+ antiporter subunit E — translated: MSRIHFYLRSRLEEVRKRVLYESYEAKKLPAWERVGITWLALFAFWVVVSGKFSPPHLATGAVVTFIVALITRDFLTDDIRQTGHLLSKALYIFLFLISQYLFIMAFRLLESNLRVVRNVILMDINPGIVKVKTDLHSNTGLTVLANSITLTPGTLTLDVDKKLGEAYLYVHWINVETLDQEKIGMKIKGELEEWLKKIFW
- a CDS encoding monovalent cation/H+ antiporter complex subunit F, which gives rise to MAEENLLVILPYAIAFLIFTATLVSYRVLFGPTLADRAVALNTATTKAAVIIAMLALLYDAPYLLDISIVLLMVNAVGGLIIAKYMEVRS
- the mnhG gene encoding monovalent cation/H(+) antiporter subunit G yields the protein MIEALFLLFGLFIMFFGTLGLLRFPDVYTRLHATAKCDTGGAISILTALAMASDFPLVVKLKFFVMALTIAMINPMVSHAIARAAYKSGIKPKATVDMYAWDNP
- a CDS encoding hydrogenase subunit MbhD domain-containing protein, whose amino-acid sequence is MPGIIHEVLLLAIILLAISVVEAERLISAVLRYGLLGLVFTVVLIQLRAPDVALSAVVVGAIVTGLFLYTIREVGE
- the mbhE gene encoding hydrogen gas-evolving membrane-bound hydrogenase subunit E, which encodes MKRLFALLLSGGLLVELLSLDYTKAVGSYAYYVAHWKEVGIPNLVTAILADWRAYDSLGEATLLFAAVTGFYLLLGRRKI
- a CDS encoding Na(+)/H(+) antiporter subunit B, producing MKMSLVVRTTTKLIAPFLVTYGACLTIYGYESPGGGFQAGVLFAVSVILLMTAYGYRRTKKHFPLRTVQLVESASALWLVGVALAGLAFGAFFLNFLRPYIPGGTVMTFNIGVALKVSTSFILVFYVLSRWVDRD
- a CDS encoding cation:proton antiporter subunit C, whose amino-acid sequence is MINAETAGIIVMLIGLYGLISKEKPLKQVLSINVLSIGLVLFFVGAGYVEGGDFPIMPSDPVDPLPATLMLTTLVVDVAITALALAMILRNGGEWA
- a CDS encoding proton-conducting transporter transmembrane domain-containing protein, with the protein product MGLIVLLAALPLFFAFLTALTVPLRLEKLAKYPFLAGAVAPWAVFLFERAGNEVVGGWPRIGGIEVSLNPHNTPIVLAELVLFTAVAIYSLDYFKEVKAFVLLLLLHAGLLGAFISRDLFNFYIFMEIASVSSFALVGSSGEKKAVRAAYKYLMLSLLASYFFVFSIGVIYLKTGYLNLELISESVMSSKEINVAIAIAFASLLLKAGIFPLHVWLPDAHSLAPTPVSALLSGAVVKAPVYGMILIFSALPVSEGLSETAMVLAVASVFFGVAMALLQKDAKRLLAYHTVSQMGYVLLGIASMNFVGAAYYAMAHSLFKGGLFLSVGSLGKKSRKLGEFGYKNAPLMALSVLMLSLAIGGVSPFIGSYAKGLISSGLAGAWKWAVLAGSVGTLVSFTKLNYYLAKGEAPALPLSWKFASFALALVTLVSGLVLGVVPKVKDIYPLPVALTIFLLLKAAGVFNLVLEKEDVKPSEVNTGAMLFALFLLLLLYLAEL
- a CDS encoding ACT domain-containing protein; translation: MRHYELIKIKEDGKLELPLELAYELGLVKGAYFLVEVDTDLKEAHLERVALPGKKLVEVELVVEDRPGVLSKVSGLLGKHGINILFSEGEELVELGLSAIVTIVDVSGSRISLEELEKGLMKVEEVKELKLREIE
- a CDS encoding cation:proton antiporter, translated to MAFDVIGYVFIIIAVARVLAEIAERLGYPGFLGEISAGLLLGVVLHDLPREELSLLAELGVFFLMMYAGLELTPEEVRLGGRKSFPIYVVTLATMFFLTLPFTDYQIRTDNFIVAAILAVASAPIVLRLTRFFGQEFLHVALSYAVISEVGALVILYLLINFELHHLSYLEIAFELVKDALFLGAVLGINYVLGIKHRVWIITHLRRLRSDEAVFGLVMILATSLALISEELGLHFSIGAFLVGLMLHSDLMGTRQFERVHTIISGVTYGIFAPIFFAWRGINFETEFSLEVVYFFVVIYLVRILLTTVLVWEKDLKVSLTRAAGIASFGVLGLLVGEVGYSYGVLSEHMYALASLASILGIFVSASIGLIISKIGGSESG